From the Hymenobacter yonginensis genome, one window contains:
- a CDS encoding tetratricopeptide repeat protein, which translates to MRRFRFALFLMLLSAPAVAQQESGNISLAKEYTRKGEHEKAAFLYAKLPTNAQLASNVLPDYLETLQQLKRYKDAEKLVKRAQKAHPEEPYGVTLGAVYAAAGDQAAATKQYERVLSQLTAQQVLPVAAEFQRRQLPDWAEKTYLRGRALSKTDTEYGPQLIQLYTQSGNSERLMAETLRLVQDDERQLPFVRNMLQNSLQDEKGFEALERELLSSVQKYPERTVYSELLLWLQVQRRDFTGALVQAKALDRRGRTEGSRVMELAAIAQQNKDYESAIGGYEYVLREYRSGPFYAMARQRLVQTREAQVRDTYPIETAKIRSLIGEYQQVLTELGRTPQTAPVLRSMAVLHAFQLDEKPEGIKLLQEVIDMPRASLDVVDQAKIDLADIYLLRAEPWEATLLYSQVEKSHKDSPLGYEAKLRNARLSYFAGDFKLAKSHLDILKEATTREIANDAMQLSLLITDNTAQDTAGVALRDYAAVEQLVFQNKLPEALRGLDALLQKYPGHALQDEAWLLKAQLQRRTGDYKGAVGTLEKITANPKYDVLSDDALFLLATIQEDNLQDKEAAKTLYNQLLVKYPGSIYVAEARKHFRKLRGDSL; encoded by the coding sequence ATGCGTCGTTTCCGTTTTGCTTTGTTTCTGATGCTGCTCTCGGCGCCGGCGGTGGCCCAGCAGGAGAGTGGCAATATCTCGCTGGCCAAAGAGTACACCCGTAAGGGCGAGCACGAAAAGGCGGCGTTCCTGTACGCCAAGCTGCCCACTAATGCTCAGCTGGCCTCCAACGTGCTGCCCGACTACCTGGAAACCCTGCAGCAGCTCAAGCGCTACAAAGACGCCGAAAAGCTGGTGAAACGGGCCCAAAAGGCGCACCCTGAGGAGCCCTACGGCGTGACGTTGGGCGCGGTATACGCCGCCGCCGGCGACCAGGCCGCCGCCACCAAGCAGTACGAGCGGGTACTGAGCCAGCTCACGGCCCAGCAGGTGCTGCCCGTCGCGGCCGAGTTTCAGCGCCGCCAGTTGCCCGACTGGGCTGAGAAAACCTATCTGCGCGGCCGGGCGCTGTCCAAAACCGACACCGAATACGGCCCGCAGCTCATCCAGCTCTACACTCAAAGCGGCAACTCCGAGCGCCTGATGGCCGAAACCCTGCGCCTCGTGCAGGACGACGAGCGGCAATTGCCGTTCGTGCGCAACATGCTGCAGAACTCGCTGCAGGATGAGAAGGGCTTTGAGGCGCTGGAACGGGAGCTGCTGAGCAGCGTGCAGAAATATCCCGAGCGCACCGTGTACAGCGAGCTGCTGCTGTGGCTACAGGTGCAGCGCCGCGACTTCACGGGGGCACTGGTGCAGGCCAAGGCCCTGGACCGCCGCGGCCGCACCGAGGGCAGCCGCGTGATGGAGTTGGCTGCCATTGCCCAGCAGAACAAAGACTACGAAAGCGCCATCGGCGGGTACGAATACGTGCTGCGCGAGTACCGCAGCGGCCCGTTCTACGCCATGGCCCGGCAGCGGCTGGTGCAGACCCGCGAAGCCCAGGTGCGTGACACGTACCCGATTGAAACCGCCAAAATCCGCAGCCTGATAGGGGAGTACCAGCAGGTGCTCACAGAGCTGGGCCGCACGCCCCAGACGGCCCCGGTGCTGCGTAGCATGGCCGTGCTGCACGCCTTCCAGCTAGACGAAAAGCCCGAAGGAATCAAGCTGCTGCAGGAGGTAATTGACATGCCCCGCGCCAGCCTCGACGTGGTGGATCAGGCTAAGATTGACCTGGCCGACATCTACCTGCTCCGCGCCGAGCCCTGGGAAGCCACGCTACTGTATTCGCAGGTGGAGAAGTCGCACAAAGACTCGCCGCTGGGCTACGAGGCCAAGCTCCGCAACGCCCGCCTGAGCTACTTCGCCGGCGACTTCAAGCTGGCCAAAAGCCACCTCGACATTCTGAAAGAAGCCACCACCCGCGAAATAGCCAACGACGCCATGCAGCTCTCGCTGCTCATCACCGACAACACCGCCCAGGACACCGCCGGCGTAGCCCTGCGCGACTACGCGGCCGTGGAGCAGCTGGTGTTCCAGAACAAGCTGCCCGAAGCTCTGCGCGGCCTCGATGCGCTGCTGCAGAAGTACCCCGGCCACGCCCTGCAGGACGAAGCTTGGCTGCTGAAAGCCCAGCTGCAGCGCCGCACCGGCGACTACAAAGGCGCCGTGGGCACGCTGGAGAAAATCACGGCCAACCCCAAGTATGACGTGCTCAGCGACGATGCTCTGTTCCTGCTGGCTACCATTCAGGAAGACAACCTGCAGGACAAGGAAGCCGCTAAAACCCTCTACAACCAGCTGCTGGTGAAATACCCCGGCAGCATCTACGTGGCCGAAGCCCGCAAGCACTTCCGCAAGCTCCGCGGCGACAGTTTGTAG
- the recJ gene encoding single-stranded-DNA-specific exonuclease RecJ, which translates to MEKRWIRKPAPDAEKVRHLADALRVKEAIVALLCQREISSFEEARAYFRPDLSTLPDPLLMRDMDRAVARLREALHAGQKVLVFGDYDVDGTTSVALVYSFLLPYFGPERIDYYIPDRYKEGYGVSEAGIDFAAANDYALIIALDCGVKSVDKVAYANDRGVDFIICDHHLPGTELPAAVAVLDPKRADCPYPFKELSGCGVGFKLMQAFAEDQGLDEAPLYDLLDLVAVSIAADIVPIVGENRTLAYHGLRLLNDPQRPQRAGLDALRELAGLQTAELNISSLVFGFAPRINAAGRMGDAKRSVAMLLAGSKQEAFDKAAVVDKTNQERRGFDTSITKEALDMIEADALFQDAHTTVLFKQDWHKGVVGIVASRCLDKYYRPTIILTESNGKATGSARSVAGFDVHQAIEECADLLDQYGGHMYAAGLTLPVENVPAFREKFERIVAGRIRPEQMIPPVDIDAELPLHEVTRNFHKLLCQMEPFGPGNSNPTFMARNVYAAPDSARVVGNSHLKLALTQDGHHVVDAIGFGLAEHLPQIQQGQPFSVCYTVEINEYRGVKTLQLRVKDIRWE; encoded by the coding sequence ATGGAAAAACGATGGATTCGCAAGCCAGCCCCCGACGCTGAAAAAGTCCGGCACCTGGCCGACGCCCTGCGCGTTAAGGAAGCCATTGTAGCGCTGCTCTGCCAGCGCGAAATCAGCTCTTTCGAGGAAGCCCGCGCCTACTTCCGGCCCGACCTGAGCACCCTGCCCGACCCGCTGCTGATGCGCGACATGGACCGCGCCGTGGCTCGCCTGCGCGAAGCCCTGCACGCCGGCCAGAAGGTGCTCGTGTTCGGCGACTACGACGTGGACGGCACCACCTCCGTGGCGCTGGTGTACAGCTTCCTGCTGCCGTATTTCGGCCCGGAGCGCATCGACTACTACATTCCGGACCGCTACAAAGAAGGCTACGGCGTGTCGGAGGCCGGCATCGACTTCGCGGCCGCCAACGACTACGCGCTGATTATTGCGCTGGACTGCGGCGTGAAATCGGTGGATAAGGTGGCCTACGCCAACGACCGGGGCGTGGACTTCATCATCTGCGACCACCACTTGCCGGGCACCGAGCTACCAGCCGCCGTGGCCGTGCTCGACCCCAAGCGCGCCGACTGCCCTTACCCGTTCAAGGAGCTGAGCGGCTGCGGCGTAGGCTTCAAGCTGATGCAGGCCTTTGCCGAAGACCAGGGCCTCGACGAAGCCCCGCTCTATGACCTGCTCGACCTGGTAGCTGTGAGCATTGCCGCGGATATCGTGCCGATTGTGGGCGAAAACCGCACGCTGGCCTACCACGGCCTGCGCCTGCTCAACGACCCCCAGCGCCCTCAACGCGCCGGCCTCGACGCCCTGCGCGAGCTGGCCGGCCTGCAAACCGCGGAGCTGAACATCAGCAGCCTGGTATTTGGCTTCGCGCCCCGCATCAACGCTGCCGGCCGCATGGGCGACGCCAAACGCTCGGTGGCTATGCTGCTGGCCGGCAGCAAGCAGGAAGCCTTCGACAAGGCCGCCGTGGTGGATAAAACCAACCAGGAGCGCCGCGGCTTCGATACCAGCATCACGAAGGAGGCCTTGGATATGATCGAGGCCGATGCGCTGTTCCAGGACGCCCACACCACGGTGCTGTTCAAGCAGGACTGGCACAAGGGCGTGGTGGGCATCGTGGCCTCGCGCTGCCTCGACAAGTACTACCGGCCCACCATCATCCTCACCGAAAGCAACGGCAAAGCCACCGGCTCGGCGCGCTCTGTGGCGGGCTTTGACGTGCACCAGGCTATTGAGGAGTGCGCCGATTTGCTCGACCAGTACGGAGGCCACATGTACGCGGCCGGCCTCACGCTGCCCGTGGAAAACGTGCCTGCTTTCCGTGAGAAGTTCGAGCGGATAGTGGCGGGCCGCATCCGGCCGGAGCAGATGATTCCGCCCGTGGATATTGACGCCGAACTGCCGCTGCACGAGGTGACGCGCAATTTCCACAAGCTGCTGTGCCAGATGGAGCCTTTCGGGCCCGGCAACAGCAACCCCACCTTCATGGCCCGCAACGTGTACGCCGCCCCCGATTCGGCGCGCGTCGTGGGCAACTCGCACCTCAAGCTGGCCCTCACCCAGGACGGCCACCACGTCGTGGACGCCATCGGGTTTGGCCTGGCCGAGCACCTGCCCCAGATTCAGCAGGGCCAGCCGTTCAGTGTGTGCTACACGGTGGAAATCAACGAGTACCGCGGCGTAAAAACCCTGCAGCTCCGCGTGAAGGACATTCGCTGGGAGTAA
- a CDS encoding DoxX family protein yields the protein MPVFRRLSRFLLAFLFVGAGITHFVAPAAFMRIVPPYLPAPLLLVYLSGVAEIAGGLGLLLPATRRWAAWGLVLLLIAVFPANVYMLQSHGAGLAVPLWALWLRLPLQAVLVAWVWWVRK from the coding sequence ATGCCTGTTTTTCGCCGCTTAAGCCGCTTTCTGCTGGCCTTTCTGTTTGTGGGGGCTGGCATTACCCATTTCGTAGCGCCGGCCGCTTTCATGCGCATCGTGCCGCCGTATCTGCCGGCGCCGCTGCTGCTGGTGTACCTGAGCGGCGTGGCCGAAATTGCCGGCGGCCTGGGGCTGCTGCTGCCCGCCACCCGCCGCTGGGCCGCCTGGGGCCTGGTTTTGCTGCTGATAGCCGTGTTTCCGGCCAACGTGTACATGCTGCAAAGCCACGGCGCAGGCCTGGCGGTGCCGCTGTGGGCGCTTTGGCTTCGGCTGCCATTGCAGGCGGTGCTGGTGGCCTGGGTGTGGTGGGTGCGGAAGTAA
- the lptB gene encoding LPS export ABC transporter ATP-binding protein, with translation MILRAEHLVKKYKARTVVNDMSLHVEQGEIVGLLGPNGAGKTTSFYMTVGMVKPDGGRVFLDDQEITKMPIYQRARLGIGYLAQEASVFRDLSVEENILAVLQMTKMPKQEQLDKVESLLNEFSLTHVRKNLGKVLSGGERRRTEIARALAVDPKFVLLDEPFAGVDPIATEEIQSIVARLKHKNIGILITDHDVNSTLSIVDRAYLLFEGKLLKAGTAEELAADETVRRVYLGKNFELKRKL, from the coding sequence ATGATTCTCAGAGCTGAACACCTGGTTAAGAAGTACAAGGCCCGCACGGTCGTCAACGACATGTCGCTGCACGTGGAGCAGGGCGAAATTGTGGGGCTGCTGGGCCCGAACGGTGCCGGCAAAACCACCTCGTTCTACATGACTGTGGGCATGGTGAAGCCTGACGGCGGACGCGTGTTTCTGGACGACCAGGAAATCACGAAGATGCCCATCTACCAGCGCGCCCGCCTCGGCATCGGCTACCTGGCCCAGGAGGCCAGCGTATTCCGCGACCTGAGCGTGGAGGAAAACATCCTGGCGGTGCTGCAGATGACCAAGATGCCCAAGCAGGAGCAGCTCGACAAAGTGGAGTCCCTACTCAACGAGTTCAGTTTGACCCACGTGCGCAAAAACCTGGGCAAGGTGCTGAGCGGCGGTGAGCGGCGGCGCACCGAAATAGCCCGCGCCCTGGCCGTCGACCCCAAATTCGTGCTGCTCGATGAGCCCTTTGCCGGCGTCGACCCGATTGCCACTGAGGAGATTCAAAGCATCGTGGCCCGGCTCAAGCACAAGAATATCGGCATCCTCATCACCGACCATGACGTCAACTCCACGCTCAGCATCGTGGACCGGGCTTATCTGCTTTTCGAGGGTAAGCTGCTGAAAGCCGGCACCGCCGAAGAGCTGGCCGCCGACGAAACCGTACGCCGCGTGTATCTGGGCAAGAATTTCGAGCTGAAACGCAAGCTGTAA
- a CDS encoding GH3 auxin-responsive promoter family protein, whose amino-acid sequence MPVINGILSWAVQRRLASIYHFRDNPMEVQHTVLKELLHTARTTEWGRRYGFADRPTAGEFARRVPVSSYEQLVPDLERVMRGEADVLWPGRVQWFAKSSGTTNARSKYIPVTREALHQCHYRAGRDMVALSTLHYPEAQLLGGKTLSLGGTHTPNPLRPEDPTSRAGDVSAVIMQNLPAWAEYIRTPPLELALLDEWEEKIERIARHVQHQDVRALAGVPTWMIVLLRRVTELAGAANITEVWPNLRLFLHGAVAFGPYRELFRQLIPGPQMQYLEVYNASEGYLALQDEPDSEDLLLLLNHGIYYEFLPADQWDAAEPQTVPLEVVELGKSYALIISTNAGLWRYKIGDTVRFTSLRPYRIRITGRTKHFLNAFGEEVVVENAEAAMAAACQATAATVRDFTAAPIYFAGAADGSRGGHQWLVEFLAPPHDAAHFAAVLDQTLRQLNSDYDAKRHRDLALVAPTLTVAAPGQFERWLARRGKLGGQHKIPRLSNSRDLLEEILRESE is encoded by the coding sequence CTGCCTGTGATTAACGGCATACTCTCCTGGGCCGTTCAGCGCCGCTTAGCCAGCATCTACCACTTCCGCGACAACCCGATGGAGGTGCAGCACACCGTGCTGAAAGAGCTGCTGCACACAGCGCGTACCACGGAGTGGGGCCGCCGCTACGGTTTCGCCGACCGGCCCACGGCCGGCGAGTTTGCCCGGCGGGTGCCCGTGAGCAGCTACGAGCAGCTGGTGCCCGACTTAGAGCGGGTGATGCGTGGCGAGGCCGACGTGCTGTGGCCCGGCCGGGTGCAGTGGTTTGCCAAAAGCAGCGGCACCACCAACGCCCGTAGCAAGTACATCCCGGTCACGCGGGAAGCCCTGCACCAGTGCCACTACCGCGCCGGCCGCGACATGGTGGCGCTTTCCACCCTGCACTACCCCGAGGCACAACTGCTGGGCGGCAAAACCCTCTCGCTGGGCGGCACGCACACCCCCAACCCGCTACGCCCCGAGGACCCCACGTCCCGCGCCGGCGACGTATCGGCTGTCATCATGCAGAACCTGCCTGCCTGGGCCGAGTATATTCGCACGCCGCCGCTGGAGCTGGCCTTGCTGGATGAATGGGAGGAGAAGATTGAGCGGATTGCGCGCCACGTGCAGCACCAGGACGTGCGCGCCCTAGCCGGCGTGCCCACCTGGATGATTGTGCTGCTGCGCCGCGTAACGGAGCTGGCCGGTGCCGCCAATATCACGGAAGTGTGGCCCAACCTGCGGCTGTTTCTGCACGGCGCCGTGGCGTTCGGGCCGTACCGGGAGCTGTTCCGGCAGCTGATTCCGGGCCCGCAGATGCAGTATCTGGAGGTTTACAACGCTTCCGAAGGCTACCTGGCCCTGCAGGACGAGCCCGACTCCGAGGACCTGCTGCTGCTGCTCAACCACGGCATCTACTACGAATTTCTGCCCGCCGACCAGTGGGACGCTGCCGAGCCACAGACCGTGCCGCTGGAGGTCGTGGAGCTGGGAAAAAGCTATGCTCTCATCATCAGCACGAATGCGGGGCTGTGGCGCTATAAAATCGGGGATACGGTGCGCTTCACGAGCCTGCGTCCCTATCGCATCCGCATCACGGGCCGCACCAAGCACTTCCTGAATGCCTTTGGCGAAGAAGTGGTGGTGGAAAACGCCGAAGCCGCCATGGCCGCCGCCTGCCAGGCCACGGCCGCCACCGTGCGCGACTTCACCGCGGCCCCCATCTATTTCGCCGGCGCCGCCGACGGCTCCCGTGGGGGGCACCAGTGGCTGGTAGAGTTCCTGGCGCCGCCCCACGATGCCGCCCACTTCGCCGCCGTCCTCGACCAGACCCTGCGCCAGCTCAACTCCGACTACGACGCCAAGCGCCACCGCGACTTAGCGCTGGTGGCCCCCACGCTCACGGTAGCCGCGCCGGGGCAGTTTGAGCGGTGGCTGGCCCGCCGGGGCAAGCTGGGCGGCCAGCACAAAATACCCCGCCTGAGCAACTCCCGCGACCTGCTGGAGGAGATTCTGCGGGAAAGCGAGTAG
- a CDS encoding toxin-antitoxin system YwqK family antitoxin — translation MLKAKGPVGFWSDHRYDRDLRPHGPWRTYYPASARQVSGRERYRHGRLVGTSRFYGANGVLERKEVYVRAAEGLMRITYYHPNGRIWRTGQARIVAEPDGSHFYWFGDWPVYSAAGKAEKLEHYEAGKLVRVLPAAAQPVLRPK, via the coding sequence ATGCTGAAGGCTAAAGGCCCCGTCGGCTTCTGGTCAGACCACCGCTACGACCGTGACCTGCGGCCCCACGGTCCCTGGCGCACATATTATCCTGCGTCGGCGCGGCAGGTGTCTGGGCGGGAACGGTACCGGCACGGGCGCCTCGTGGGTACCTCCCGCTTCTATGGCGCCAATGGCGTGCTGGAGCGCAAGGAAGTGTATGTTCGCGCTGCTGAAGGTCTGATGCGCATCACGTACTACCATCCCAACGGCCGCATCTGGCGCACCGGGCAGGCGCGCATCGTAGCCGAGCCCGACGGTTCCCACTTCTACTGGTTCGGCGACTGGCCGGTGTACTCCGCTGCCGGCAAGGCCGAAAAGCTGGAGCACTACGAGGCCGGCAAGCTGGTAAGGGTGCTCCCCGCGGCCGCGCAGCCAGTGCTCCGCCCAAAGTAG
- a CDS encoding TIGR00266 family protein, giving the protein MNSHDVDYQILGNDIQVLEVELDPNETVIAEAGAMVYMEEAIAFETKMGDGSEPDQGLMGKLFSAGTRLITGESLFMTHFTHRGSYGKSKVAFSAPYPGTIIPLDLGTLPQGLIVQKDGFLAAARGTRISIHFNQKLGAGLFGGEGFILQKLTGDGKAFIHAGGTVIEKRLNNELLRVDTGCVVAFEPGIDFSIARAGGLKSMIFGGEGLMLATLRGTGRVWLQSMPVKKLIQALAPTGGNAQKESGGILGNLMGAFDQ; this is encoded by the coding sequence ATGAACTCGCACGACGTAGATTACCAGATTCTGGGCAACGACATTCAGGTGCTGGAAGTGGAGCTGGACCCCAACGAAACCGTCATTGCCGAGGCGGGCGCCATGGTGTACATGGAGGAAGCCATTGCGTTTGAAACCAAGATGGGCGACGGCTCGGAGCCCGACCAAGGTTTGATGGGCAAGCTGTTTTCGGCCGGCACGCGCCTGATTACGGGCGAGTCGCTGTTTATGACGCACTTCACGCACCGCGGCAGCTACGGCAAGAGCAAAGTAGCCTTCTCGGCCCCCTACCCCGGCACCATCATCCCGCTGGACTTAGGCACGCTGCCACAGGGCCTAATCGTGCAGAAAGATGGCTTCCTGGCCGCCGCGCGCGGTACGCGCATCAGCATCCACTTCAACCAGAAGCTGGGCGCGGGCCTGTTTGGCGGTGAAGGGTTCATTCTGCAGAAGCTTACCGGCGACGGCAAGGCCTTCATCCATGCGGGCGGCACCGTCATCGAGAAGCGCCTCAACAACGAGCTGCTGCGGGTAGACACTGGCTGCGTGGTCGCCTTCGAGCCCGGCATCGACTTCAGTATTGCCCGCGCTGGGGGCCTCAAGTCCATGATTTTCGGCGGGGAAGGCCTGATGCTGGCCACGCTGCGCGGCACCGGCCGCGTGTGGCTACAGTCGATGCCCGTGAAGAAGCTGATTCAGGCGCTGGCCCCTACCGGCGGCAACGCCCAGAAGGAAAGCGGCGGCATCCTAGGCAACCTGATGGGCGCCTTCGACCAATAA
- the gltX gene encoding glutamate--tRNA ligase, giving the protein MEREVRVRFAPSPTGPLHIGGVRTALYNYLLARKLGGKMLLRIEDTDQNRFVPGAEQYIMDSLRWCGIEIDEGIEQGGPHAPYRQSERKPMYRQYAQQLIDSGHAYYAFDTAEDLDAMRARLTAAKVPNPQYNSITRAQMRNSLTLPAEEVKQLLDSGAPYVIRLKVPRKEEIRFNDLIRGWVVVHSSAVDDKVLMKSDGMPTYHLANIVDDHLMEITHVIRGEEWLPSAPLHVLLYRYLGWEATMPQFAHLPLLLKPDGTGKLSKRDGDKLGFPVFPLEFHGTDADGQPTVSSGYRESGYLPEAFINFLAFLGWNPGTTQELFTMDELIENFSIERVSKSPARFDQNKVRWYNEQYLRAKPDAELAQYLIHDLQAQGLEVSADKAEQIAALVKERATFPADLAKEAQLFFQRPSAYDEQVISKKWNAQVSGALAEFARQLPTAPDTTPDGIKALLTQVVEGQGLKLGQVLQALRVAVTGAAAGPDLMAIMSILGTQETAERIEAAVAALPA; this is encoded by the coding sequence TGCGCACTGCGCTGTATAACTACCTGCTGGCCCGCAAGCTGGGCGGCAAGATGCTGCTCCGCATTGAGGATACCGACCAAAACCGCTTTGTGCCTGGCGCCGAGCAGTACATTATGGACTCGTTGCGCTGGTGCGGCATCGAAATCGACGAAGGAATTGAGCAGGGCGGCCCCCACGCGCCCTACCGCCAGAGCGAGCGGAAGCCCATGTACCGCCAGTACGCCCAGCAGCTCATCGACAGCGGCCACGCCTACTATGCGTTTGATACGGCCGAGGACCTGGATGCCATGCGCGCCCGCCTGACGGCCGCCAAGGTGCCCAACCCGCAGTACAACAGCATCACGCGCGCCCAGATGCGCAACTCCCTCACGCTGCCCGCCGAAGAGGTGAAGCAGCTGCTGGACAGCGGTGCGCCCTACGTGATTCGCCTGAAAGTGCCCCGCAAGGAAGAAATCCGCTTCAACGACCTCATCCGGGGTTGGGTGGTGGTGCATTCTTCGGCCGTGGATGATAAGGTGCTGATGAAATCGGACGGCATGCCGACCTACCACCTAGCCAACATCGTGGACGACCATCTGATGGAAATCACGCACGTTATTCGGGGCGAAGAGTGGCTGCCCTCGGCACCGCTGCACGTGTTGCTGTACCGCTACCTGGGCTGGGAAGCCACCATGCCGCAGTTTGCCCACCTGCCCCTGCTGCTGAAGCCCGACGGCACCGGCAAGCTCAGCAAGCGCGACGGCGACAAGCTCGGCTTCCCGGTGTTCCCGCTGGAATTCCACGGCACCGATGCCGACGGCCAGCCAACCGTAAGCAGCGGCTACCGCGAGTCGGGCTACCTGCCCGAGGCGTTCATCAACTTCCTGGCCTTCCTGGGCTGGAACCCAGGCACCACGCAGGAGCTGTTCACGATGGACGAGCTGATTGAGAACTTCTCGATTGAGCGGGTGAGCAAGTCCCCGGCCCGTTTCGACCAGAACAAAGTGCGCTGGTACAACGAGCAGTACCTGCGCGCCAAGCCCGACGCCGAGCTGGCCCAGTATCTCATCCACGACCTGCAGGCCCAGGGCCTAGAGGTTTCCGCCGATAAGGCTGAGCAGATTGCGGCTCTGGTGAAAGAGCGCGCCACCTTCCCCGCCGACCTGGCCAAGGAGGCCCAGCTATTCTTCCAGCGCCCTTCCGCTTACGACGAGCAGGTGATCAGCAAGAAGTGGAACGCCCAGGTATCCGGCGCCCTCGCCGAGTTTGCCCGCCAGCTGCCCACCGCCCCCGACACTACGCCCGACGGCATCAAAGCCCTGCTCACGCAGGTAGTGGAAGGCCAGGGCCTGAAGCTTGGCCAGGTGCTGCAGGCCCTGCGCGTGGCCGTCACGGGTGCCGCCGCCGGCCCCGACCTGATGGCTATCATGAGCATTCTGGGCACGCAGGAAACCGCCGAGCGTATTGAGGCCGCCGTGGCGGCGCTGCCGGCTTAG